From the genome of Gorilla gorilla gorilla isolate KB3781 chromosome 4, NHGRI_mGorGor1-v2.1_pri, whole genome shotgun sequence, one region includes:
- the SQSTM1 gene encoding sequestosome-1 isoform X3 — MAMSYVKDDIFRIYIKEKKECRRDHRPPCAQEAPRNMVHPNVICDGCNGPVVGTRYKCSVCPDYDLCSVCEGKGLHRGHSKLAFPSPFGHLSEGFSHSRWLRKVKHGHFGWPGWEMGPPGNWSPRPPRAGEARPGPTAESAAGPSEDPSVNFLKNVGESVAAALSPLGIEVDIDVEHGGKRSRLTPVSPESSSTEEKSSSQPSSCCSDPSKPGGNVEGATQSLAEQMRKIALESEGRPEEQMESDNCSGGDDDWTHLSSKEVDPSTGELQSLQMPESEGPSSLDPSQEGPTGLKEAALYPHLPPEADPRLIESLSQMLSMGFSDEGGWLTRLLQTKNYDIGAALDTIQYSKHPPPL; from the exons ATGGCCATGTCCTACGTGAAGGATGACATCTTCCGAATCTACATTAAAG agaaaaaagagtgcCGGCGGGACCACCGCCCACCGTGTGCTCAGGAGGCGCCCCGCAACATGGTGCACCCCAATGTGATCTGTGATGGCTGCAATGGGCCTGTGGTAGGAACCCGCTACAAGTGCAGCGTCTGCCCAGACTACGACTTGTGTAGCGTCTGCGAGGGAAAGGGCTTGCACCGGGGGCACAGCAAGCTCGCGTTCCCCAGCCCCTTCGGGCACCTGTCTGAG GGCTTCTCGCACAGCCGCTGGCTCCGGAAGGTGAAACACGGACACTTCGGGTGGCCAGGATGGGAAATGGGTCCACCAGGAAACTGGAGCCCACGTCCTCCTCGTGCAGGGGAGGCCCGCCCTGGCCCCACGGCAGAATCAG CTGCTGGTCCATCGGAGGATCCCAGTGTGAACTTCCTGAAGAACGTTGGGGAGAGTGTGGCAGCTGCCCTTAGCCCTCTGG GCATTGAAGTTGATATCGATGTGGAGCACGGAGGGAAAAGAAGCCGCCTGACCCCCGTCTCTCCAGAGAGTTCCAGCACAGAGGAGAAGAGCAGCTCACAGCCAAGCAGCTGCTGCTCTGACCCCAGCAAGCCGGGTGGGAATGTTGAGGGCGCCACGCAGTCTCTGGCAGAGCAGATGAGAAAGATCGCCTTGGAGTCCGAGGGGCGCCCTGAG GAACAGATGGAGTCGGATAACTGTTCAGGAGGAGATGATGACTGGACCCATCTGTCTTCAAAAGAAGTGGACCCGTCTACAGGTGAACTCCAGTCCCTACAGATGCCAGAATCCGAAGGGCCAAGCTCTCTGGACCCCTCCCAGGAGGGACCCACAGGGCTGAAGGAAGCTGCCTTGTACCCGCATCTCCCGCCAG AGGCTGACCCGCGGCTGATTGAGTCCCTCTCCCAGATGCTGTCCATGGGCTTCTCTGATGAAGGCGGCTGGCTCACCAGGCTCCTGCAGACCAAGAACTATGACATCGGGGCGGCTCTGGACACCATCCAGTATTCAAAGCATCCCCCGCCGTTGTGA